One segment of Carya illinoinensis cultivar Pawnee chromosome 1, C.illinoinensisPawnee_v1, whole genome shotgun sequence DNA contains the following:
- the LOC122280728 gene encoding probable GTP diphosphokinase RSH2, chloroplastic, producing the protein MPVPTIALYASPPSSVCSAPHPCQINAHASYDFELSTRPSSSASSSPSTTHKPVIGGLSCLFSSPSVRSSSSFSGGGCGDELSSKWHDRGDELKELSNSYYMPSKFPGSYLKKDLSPVSVFQGPVSCGSSVVGSARSPPTSFQSGLFNGFVRNALGSCVDYDSPHFEVRSDEFNLGLGEELTFNIEMEGNSEPYVKELLLGAQLRHKIFHEDFVVKAFYEAEKAHRGQIRASGDPYLQHCVETAVLLALIGANSTVVAAGLLHDTLDDSFMSYDYICGMFGAGVADLVRGVSKLSHLSKLARDNNTASKTVEADRLHTMFLAMADARAVLIKLADRLHNMMTLDALPPAKQQRFAKETLEIFAPLANRLGIFTWKVQLENMCFKHLNPDQHKELSSKLVDSFDEAMITAAIEKLERALEVKAISYHDVFGRHKSLYSIYRKMLKKKLTMDEIHDIHGLRLIVDNEEDCYKALGVVHQLWSAVPGKLKDYITRPKFNGYQSLHTVVMGEGMVPLEVQIRTREMNLQAEFGFAAHWRYKEGDCKYSSFVLQMVEWARWIVTWQCEAMSKYRSSIAYADSTRPPCSFPIHSDDCPFSYKPHCGHDGPVFVMMIENDKMSVQEFPANSTIKDLLESAGRGSSRWTLYGFPLKEELRPRLNHQPVTDPTCKLKMGDVLELTPAIPNESLTEYREEIQRMYNGGLTVLSTELAASSMVGRRS; encoded by the exons ATGCCGGTTCCAACCATAGCTCTATACGCGAGCCCACCGAGCAGCGTGTGCTCCGCACCGCATCCATGCCAGATCAACGCGCACGCGTCTTACGATTTCGAGTTGAGCACTCGACCTTCCTCTTCGGCTTCATCCTCACCGTCAACTACGCACAAGCCTGTAATCGGCGGCCTCTCGTGCCTCTTTTCCTCGCCCTCTGTGCGGTCATCTTCTAGCTTCTCGGGTGGTGGCTGCGGCGATGAATTGAGTTCCAAGTGGCACGACAGAGGCGACGAATTGAAGGAACTGAGCAACTCGTACTATATGCCAAGTAAGTTCCCTGGGTCGTATTTAAAGAAGGATTTGAGCCCAGTTTCGGTGTTTCAGGGTCCGGTTTCATGTGGTAGTAGTGTGGTTGGTTCGGCTAGAAGCCCCCCGACGAGTTTCCAAAGTGGTTTGTTTAATGGGTTTGTAAGGAATGCTCTGGGTTCGTGCGTAGATTACGACTCACCGCATTTCGAGGTCCGTAGCGATGAATTTAACCTGGGTCTTGGGGAAGAACTGACTTTCAATATAGAGATGGAGGGGAACTCTGAGCCATACGTGAAGGAATTGCTGTTGGGTGCCCAATTGAGGCATAAGATCTTTCACGAGGATTTTGTGGTTAAGGCTTTTTATGAAGCCGAGAAAGCTCACAGGGGGcag ATCCGTGCCAGCGGTGATCCGTATTTGCAGCATTGCGTAGAGACGGCAGTGCTGCTTGCGCTGATAGGTGCTAATTCAACGGTGGTTGCTGCGGGGCTTTTACATGACACACTTGATGATTCTTTTATGAGCTATGACTATATTTGTGGAATGTTTGGAGCTGGGGTTGCCGATTTGGTCCGAGGG GTCTCCAAGCTAAGTCACTTGAGTAAGCTTGCACGTGACAACAATACAGCAAGTAAAACAGTTGAGGCTGATCGCTTGCATACCATGTTCCTCGCGATGGCTGATGCCAGGGCTGTCCTCATTAAATTGGCAGATCGATTGCATAATATGATGACGCTTGATGCATTGCCTCCAGCCAAGCAACAGAGGTTCGCTAAGGAGACCTTGGAGATTTTTGCGCCCTTGGCTAATCGTTTAGGAATCTTTACTTGGAAGGTCCAGCtagaaaatatgtgttttaaacATCTTAACCCTGACCAGCACAAAGAACTGTCTTCTAAGCTGGTTGACTCGTTTGATGAGGCAATGATCACTGCTGCTATAGAGAAATTAGAACGAGCTCTGGAGGTTAAAGCCATTTCTTACCATGATGTCTTTGGGCGGCATAAGAGCCTGTATAGCATTTACAGAAAAATGCTGAa AAAGAAGCTAACCATGGATGAAATTCATGATATTCATGGGTTACGGTTGATTGTTGACAATGAAGAAGACTGCTATAAAGCATTGGGAGTTGTTCACCAGTTATGGTCTGCGGTACCTGGAAAGCTTAAGGACTACATAACTCGTCCAAAGTTTAATGG GTACCAATCTCTGCACACGGTGGTGATGGGTGAAGGGATGGTTCCACTCGAAGTTCAAATTCGGACAAGGGAGATGAACTTGCAGGCTGAATTTGGATTTGCAGCTCATTGGAGGTACAAAGAAGGTGACTGTAAATATTCTTCATTTGTGCTTCAGATGGTTGAGTGGGCTCGATGGATTGTCACCTGGCAGTGTGAGGCGATGAGTAAATATCGGTCATCCATTGCCTATGCTGATTCGACAAGGCCACCCTGCTCATTCCCAATACATTCAGATGATTGCCCGTTTTCATATAAGCCGCACTGTGGCCACGATGGGCCTGTGTTCGTGATGATGATTGAGAATGATAAG ATGTCTGTTCAGGAGTTTCCTGCAAACTCAACAATAAAGGATTTGTTGGAAAGTGCTGGACGAGGAAGCTCGAGATGGACCCTATATGGTTTCCCACTGAAGGAAGAATTGAGGCCAAGGCTGAACCATCAACCGGTGACTGATCCCACATGCAAGTTGAAGATGGGGGATGTGCTGGAGTTAACACCAGCCATACCCAACGAGTCTTTGACGGAGTACAGGGAGGAGATTCAGCGTATGTATAATGGTGGGCTGACTGTGTTGAGCACTGAGCTTGCTGCTAGCAGTATGGTTGGACGGAGAAGTTGA